One genomic window of Gossypium hirsutum isolate 1008001.06 chromosome D11, Gossypium_hirsutum_v2.1, whole genome shotgun sequence includes the following:
- the LOC121223246 gene encoding probable disease resistance protein At1g58602: protein MDFSAVSYALETIDKLTQEVTSLWGVDEQVEGLASELRWMQSFLKVADASKVDHEVIRTTVVEIRELAYDAEDVIETFSLKVASKRKGGFSNCIKRSACFLKEGCLLHQIKSEIEKITARIKVLTRQLKTYDVSKLGVDGEGPSCSTERREARRPYPHVMDDNIVGLGKDIKKLVPVLLDEQSECRVVSICGMGGLGKATLAKKIYSQSHVVGHFKHLAWAYVSQNCQKRKVWEDILSDFNLLSTEADKEMKVEKLAEKLSSFLEENKCLVVLDDIWNTESWDSLKPAFLVRETRSKILLTSRNKEIVSHADSKGFLHELQYLNYKQSWVLFQKIAFPPTNSPRNMFIDFIIAKLFLSLGEDMVKHCAGLPLAISILGGLLATKYPSLTEWLKISANVKSYMKNDKGEVLRDVLALSYDDLPPYSRPCFLYLSHFPEDYEILADRLIQLWVAEGIVSSKQEEGDEGQIAEDVAEGYLLELAERCMIQVRKRDIATLKIRSFQMHDLMRDFCLSKAKQQKFLYIADRSNACPLSTIGRVRRVSAHKFIWIQCIKSPRLRSLLFFDKFLPGEEIESFIPLTVSNHFENHEYGSYHPLVLLLYVFGFCVIVTKWRGIWKYMFNNFNFLRVLDFERGGEGGFKLPNDIGKLIHLRFLRLRGLEFFLSSKLPSSLGNLRCLQTLDLRIESEWSDSIHVPNVLWRMQQLRHLYLPEECDRKTKLKLGTLRNLQTLVNFNTKNCYVKDLINMTNIRELEIRGPFNIEDFNTKELDKNPPIIQSKYLHSVSIINEEEIDPRHLAHLLLSCENISKLSLDVKIRRLPEYHYLSSNLAYIKLRRCKLEEDPMPTLEKVPCLRILQLHEEAFIGKEMFCSGQAVAKLKSLSLKELNFLEEWKVSEGAMPCLRRLEIENCRQLKKLPDGLRFIATLKELKIEKMPKTFKDKVEEGGEDF, encoded by the exons ATGGATTTCTCTGCTGTGTCTTATGCTCTCGAAACAATCGACAAGCTAACACAAGAAGTTACATCCTTGTGGGGCGTCGATGAACAAGTTGAGGGCTTAGCAAGTGAGCTGAGATGGATGCAAAGCTTCTTGAAAGTGGCAGACGCAAGCAAAGTTGATCATGAGGTGATACGTACCACCGTTGTTGAGATCAGAGAGTTGGCCTACGATGCTGAAGATGTGATCGAGACGTTTTCCCTCAAAGTTGCTTCCAAAAGGAAAGGTGGATTTTCAAATTGCATCAAGAGATCCGCTTGTTTCCTCAAGGAGGGATGCCTGCTCCACCAGATCAAGTCAGAGATAGAGAAAATCACAGCCAGAATCAAAGTATTGACTCGACAATTGAAGACGTATGATGTATCAAAGTTAGGTGTTGATGGAGAAGGACCAAGTTGTTCAACTGAAAGGCGGGAGGCAAGGCGGCCTTATCCTCACGTTATGGATGATAACATTGTTGGATTGGGTAAGGATATCAAGAAACTTGTCCCAGTTCTTCTCGATGAGCAAAGTGAATGTAGGGTTGTCTCCATATGCGGAATGGGTGGTCTGGGCAAGGCCACTCTTGCGAAGAAAATATATAGTCAAAGCCACGTTGTTGGTCATTTCAAACATTTGGCTTGGGCATACGTTTCTCAAAACTGTCAAAAAAGAAAAGTATGGGAAGACATTTTATCTGATTTTAACCTCTTAAGTACTGAAGCTGACAAGGAGATGAAGGTTGAAAAATTAGCAGAGAAGTTATCTAGTTTCTTGGAGGAAAATAAATGTTTGGTGGTACTCGATGATATTTGGAACACCGAGTCTTGGGATAGCTTAAAACCAGCATTTTTAGTAAGGGAGACGAGAAGCAAGATATTGCTCACCTCTCGGAACAAAGAGATAGTTTCACATGCTGACAGTAAAGGTTTCCTACATGAGTTGCAGTATCTAAACTACAAACAAAGCTGGGTGTTATTTCAAAAGATTGCCTTTCCCCCAACAAATTCTCCACGTAATATGTTTATTGATTTCATAATTGCAAAATTATTCTTGTCT TTGGGAGAGGACATGGTTAAACACTGTGCAGGACTTCCATTAGCCATCAGTATATTGGGAGGACTTTTGGCTACAAAGTATCCTTCATTAACTGAATGGCTGAAGATATCTGCAAATGTGAAATCATACATGAAGAACGATAAAGGTGAAGTACTAAGAGATGTGTTGGCATTAAGTTATGATGATTTGCCTCCCTATTCAAGACcatgttttctttatttaagCCACTTTCCGGAAGATTATGAGATACTTGCGGATAGATTGATTCAGTTATGGGTTGCCGAAGGTATTGTTTCATCAAAGCAAGAAGAAGGAGATGAAGGGCAAATAGCGGAAGATGTGGCTGAAGGTTATTTGCTGGAGCTTGCAGAAAGATGTATGATTCAAGTACGAAAAAGAGACATTGCAACCTTAAAGATAAGAAGTTTTCAGATGCATGATCTAATGAGAGACTTTTGCTTGTCCAAGGCAAAACAACAAAAATTCCTCTATATTGCAGATCGGTCAAATGCGTGCCCGCTATCCACTATTGGGAGGGTTCGCAGAGTTTCAGCACACAAATTTATTTGGATACAGTGCATTAAAAGTCCACGCCTTCGATCACTTTTGTTCTTCGATAAGTTTTTACCGGGCGAGGAAATAGAAAGTTTTATTCCATTGACAGTGAGCAACCACTTCGAGAACCACGAATATGGTTCTTACCATCCATTGGTTTTGCTTTTGTATGTTTTTGGTTTCTGTGTGATAGTTACTAAATGGAGGGGAATTTGGAAATATATgttcaataattttaattttcttagagTTTTAGATTTCGAAAGAGGAGGAGAAGGAGGATTCAAGTTACCCAATGACATTGGTAAACTCATCCATTTAAGATTCTTGAGATTAAGGGGTCTGGAATTTTTTTTGAGTTCAAAGTTGCCATCATCTCTAGGCAACTTAAGGTGCTTGCAAACATTGGATTTAAGAATAGAAAGCGAATGGTCAGACTCTATTCATGTACCTAACGTGTTATGGAGGATGCAGCAACTAAGGCATCTATATCTCCCCGAGGAATGCGATCGTAAAACAAAGTTGAAGCTGGGTACATTGAGGAACCTCCAAACACTTGTGAATTTCAACACCAAGAATTGTTATGTAAAGGATCTTATCAACATGACAAATATTAGAGAGTTGGAGATTCGAGGGCCCTTCAATATTGAAGATTTTAACACGAAGGAGTTGGACAAGAATCCACCTATCATCCAAAGCAAATATCTTCATTCCGTGTCTATTATCAATGAGGAAGAAATAGATCCAAGACATTTGGCACACCTCCTTTTGAGTTGCGAAAACATTTCTAAGTTGAGCTTAGATGTGAAGATAAGAAGGTTACCAGAGTACCACTACTTGTCTTCAAATCTCGCTTACATAAAGTTGAGAAGGTGCAAGCTAGAGGAAGATCCAATGCCAACACTTGAGAAAGTGCCTTGCTTAAGGATCCTTCAACTACATGAAGAGGCTTTCATAGGAAAGGAAATGTTTTGCTCCGGGCAAGCTGTTGCTAAACTTAAGTCTCTAAGCCTTAAGGAGCTGAACTTTCTGGAGGAGTGGAAGGTGAGTGAAGGAGCCATGCCTTGTCTTCGGCGATTGGAGATAGAAAACTGCAGACAACTAAAAAAGCTTCCAGATGGACTGAGGTTCATTGCAACTCTCAAAGAACTGAAAATTGAAAAAATGCCAAAGACATTCAAAGATAAAGTGGAGGAAGGGGGAGAAGATTTCTGA